The Deltaproteobacteria bacterium DNA window GAAGTTAACCCCGGCCTGAGTTAAAAGGCTTACTATAGACTGTGCGATCTTCTGCCCCCTGGGGTCGTACCCTCCGTAACATCCCATCCAGTATATGTAGTCAAACGTGCTTGCGTCATCCTTGCCATCCTCGCCGATTACATTGACGTCCTCATAGTTAGAAAGCCATTTCGCCCGGTCCCCTTCGCTGAATCCCCACGGATTACCCTGGGTCTGAAGTTTTTGGAGCGTCTTTACTGCGGTTCCGGTCAGCCTCCCCTCAAGTGTGAGAAAGCGCCTCATCTCCATTATCATTCCCATCTGGTCTATAAACAGCGGGCACTGCTCGACACATGCGTTACAGCTGGTGCAGGCCCAGAGTTCATCCTCCGTGACCCATTCGGGACCCGGAATTATGGCATGGCCATTTCCGTTTACGGAGTCTCCGTCTAACATCACTTTCCCCTCGCTTGAGGCGTAATGCCTTAATTTAACTACAATTTCTCTTGGGGAAAGGGGTTTTTCCGTGTGCCAGGCAGGGCAGTTATCCGTGCATCTTCCGCACTCTGTGCATGTGTAGGCGTCGAGGATGTTTTTCCAGGTGAAATCCTCTATTGTTCCGGCGCCGAAGTGGTCTATATCGTCCGGCACATTCTCGAAATCGATGGGTTTCATGGCTCCTCTCGGTTTAAGGTTCTGAAAAAATACATTCGGCACTGCAGTGAAAACATGGCTGTGCTTCGAATAAGGAAGATAGTTAAGGAATCCGAGAACTATCAGGACATGAAACCACCAGAAAAATTCATGGGAGAACCTGAGCCCTCCTTCACTCATACCGCTAAAGAAAACATTTGCAAATACGCTCGAAACCGGAAGCCACTTCGATTCGGTTTCCCCCAGTGCTATATTTGTCCCAGTAGCCCCGAACGCCGTAACCATAAGTCCGAATATCAACCCCAAAACGACGACCGCGTCGAGTCCGTTGACTTCCCTTCTTTTGGCAATGGTCGTCCTGTTGATTATTCCCATGACGATGGCCACCAGTACAAGGAGCTGTACTATATCAAGTATGAATTCATAGACATTATGCGCTGATCCGGGGACCAATTTGAAACCCGGGAAAACCCCTCCCACCAGCATCTCAGTGGTTCCTATAGTGATTATCACGAAACCCCAGAAAATCATGAAGTGTTCGACACCGGCGAATGTGTAATTCTTCACAAGCCTCTTCTGGCCGAATACATATACGAGAACGCGTTTTATTCTCTCGCCTATGTTGTCGAATCTTGGCTCGTATTTGCCGATTCGCAGAATCTTTATCAGGTTGTAAATGTTGTAGAGGAAAAACCCGAAAGCGGCTATTATCAGAATTGCCATTATAATCGGTTTCATAAAATTGTCTCCTTGGTTGGTAAAACGGCTAATCGTCGACCATCTAGTATCTTAAAAAAAAGCTATATGATAGTCAAGCTAAAAATCCCCTGTATCAAGCCGTTATTGAATAATTTTTGGACTACGCCCGTGTATACTCATCCCCGGCAAGCGTTGCCGTGATAATGTCGTATATATTCACTATAAGCAATATAATATATATATAATTGTATCATGGAAATTCCAGCCCGATAGTGCGGGCGCTTTTTGCTCAGTTCCGTCCCGGGGGGCCTTGTATAAAAACCGGCGCTTCCGTCTATACCTCGTTATTCAGGAGTAAATATCAGAGAGCGGCAATCACGTCTTTGTCTTTTTATTTCCCTATCCCCGGTACAGGAGAACGGTTCTGAGTAAGGATTGCGTACAAGTGCGCAGTTGGACGCTCCCGGCTAACTGCAAATTAACCATTCCGTCTTCGCACCGAAGTCGTGAAACCGGATCCAAGAACCCGGCGCCCTTGTTTAAAGGCAGAGTAGCCTGTTAATTTCCGGCACTGAACGCATTGATTCAAATTAAAGGTGAATCTCCTCCGCACATCCCCTGTGGGTGCAATCCACCCCCCTCATCCTTGAGCGCACACGTAGTGTGCAGTCGAAGGATGTCGTTCCTTTTTCCGCCTATCCTTGGACTAAACTAGATATTTCCTTCCCCCTAACAGGGGGAAGGTTAGAACGGAGGTGTCATGTCGACCAACACGAGAAATCTATTATTTGTCATTCTGAATTTATTTCAGAATCTCGTCTTTTGCCATTTCTTTTCCGACATTACAGAAATTGCGTTAAAAAATAAATACACAATCGTTAAAATATTTTAGGTCTGCAGGTTTTTTGTTAAGTCGGTGATTTTTGCTTCTTTTCATCAAGGAAAAGAAGAAATTATTAATGTTGTCATTGCCGTAAATGTCAAGTAAT harbors:
- a CDS encoding (Fe-S)-binding protein yields the protein MKPIIMAILIIAAFGFFLYNIYNLIKILRIGKYEPRFDNIGERIKRVLVYVFGQKRLVKNYTFAGVEHFMIFWGFVIITIGTTEMLVGGVFPGFKLVPGSAHNVYEFILDIVQLLVLVAIVMGIINRTTIAKRREVNGLDAVVVLGLIFGLMVTAFGATGTNIALGETESKWLPVSSVFANVFFSGMSEGGLRFSHEFFWWFHVLIVLGFLNYLPYSKHSHVFTAVPNVFFQNLKPRGAMKPIDFENVPDDIDHFGAGTIEDFTWKNILDAYTCTECGRCTDNCPAWHTEKPLSPREIVVKLRHYASSEGKVMLDGDSVNGNGHAIIPGPEWVTEDELWACTSCNACVEQCPLFIDQMGMIMEMRRFLTLEGRLTGTAVKTLQKLQTQGNPWGFSEGDRAKWLSNYEDVNVIGEDGKDDASTFDYIYWMGCYGGYDPRGQKIAQSIVSLLTQAGVNFAVLGPMESCTGDPARRLGEEALYQMLATQNIENLNELKVKKVIANCPHCFNTIKNEYPQFGGNYEVVNHTELLNDLVKEGKLRPTKEIKEDVAYHDPCYLGRYNRIFDAPREILQSIPGLNLVELDRKRERSFCCGAGGGKIWMEEDAPRVNWNRFEEVESKNPDTLAVACYFCDTMFEDAAKHAGNDKLQIKDISMILRESIETDKKA